The Magnetovibrio sp. PR-2 DNA window TATGGTTTATTGATAAACCATGTCACATCGTTCTTTTTCGCTTCAATCGCGGACTCAAGTTTTCCCCGGCCCGTGATCATGATGAAGGGCAAGGAGGGATACCTCTTTCTCACATTTTTAAGAAGCTCCAACCCCGTAATGCCAAGCATGTTCCAATCACTAATAATGAGGTGATAAGGTTGGGTTGCATTGTCGACAAAGTCCCAGGCTTCATTGCCGTCAACGGCCATGTCGACTTGCTCGAACCCCAGCTTGTCCAGCACCATCTTAATCAACTTCGCGGCTTGCGTGTCGTCTTCGGCAACAAGCACGCGGTAGCGCCAATAATCTTTGGGGACAGGTTTCGGTTGGTCATTCATTGTATTTACCCAGGTTTTATGTTCGCAAGGTGTTGGCGACTTCCATAAGAAGCTCTTCTTTAGCAAACGGCTTCTTGATATAGCTGGTTTTGTCGACAAGATCTTTGGACAAAGCGTCCTCCTGTCCAGGGAAGCCTGACATAAA harbors:
- a CDS encoding response regulator — encoded protein: MNDQPKPVPKDYWRYRVLVAEDDTQAAKLIKMVLDKLGFEQVDMAVDGNEAWDFVDNATQPYHLIISDWNMLGITGLELLKNVRKRYPSLPFIMITGRGKLESAIEAKKNDVTWFINKPYGPRQLIEKIDVIFDEK